The Campylobacter sp. CN_NE2 genome contains a region encoding:
- the eno gene encoding phosphopyruvate hydratase yields MVFIENVYAQEVLDSRGNPTVRATVELSDGTVASATVPSGASTGKREALELRDKDERFGGKGVLKAVTNVNEAIAEVIVGLSPFNQKEIDDIMLEIDGTENYSNLGANAVLGVSMAVARAAAKSLNIPLYRYLGGANASILPVPMFNIINGGAHANNSVDFQEFMIMPFGFGSFSEALRAAAEIYQTLKKILNDAGHSTAVGDEGGFAPNLKDNEEPIKIIMSAIEKAGYKPGEQIKIALDVAASELYENGKYKLENKEFTSEEMIEYYANLCEKYPIFSIEDGLSEDDWDGWKKLTERLGKKVQLVGDDLFVTNEKILLEGIKKGVANAILIKPNQIGSVSQTMQTVRLAQRNGYRCIMSHRSGESEDAFIADFAVALNTGEIKTGATSRSERNAKYNRLLEIEVDTDEFLGNKL; encoded by the coding sequence ATGGTTTTTATTGAAAATGTTTATGCACAAGAAGTGCTTGATAGTAGGGGAAATCCGACAGTTAGAGCAACAGTTGAGCTAAGTGATGGCACGGTTGCAAGTGCGACAGTCCCAAGTGGCGCAAGCACTGGCAAAAGAGAAGCCTTAGAGCTTAGAGATAAAGACGAACGATTTGGCGGCAAGGGCGTTTTAAAGGCAGTTACAAATGTAAATGAAGCTATCGCCGAAGTTATCGTGGGTTTAAGCCCGTTTAATCAAAAAGAGATTGATGATATTATGCTTGAAATCGACGGCACCGAAAACTACTCAAATTTGGGTGCAAATGCGGTTTTAGGCGTATCTATGGCGGTAGCAAGAGCAGCCGCAAAAAGTCTAAATATCCCATTATATCGCTATTTGGGTGGGGCTAACGCTAGTATTTTGCCTGTGCCTATGTTTAATATCATCAATGGTGGCGCACACGCAAACAATAGCGTGGATTTCCAAGAATTTATGATTATGCCGTTTGGTTTTGGTAGTTTTAGCGAGGCTCTAAGAGCAGCAGCTGAGATTTATCAAACTTTAAAGAAAATCCTAAATGACGCAGGTCATAGCACAGCAGTCGGCGATGAAGGCGGTTTTGCACCAAATTTAAAAGATAACGAAGAGCCGATTAAAATCATTATGAGCGCAATCGAAAAAGCTGGATATAAGCCGGGCGAACAAATTAAAATCGCTCTTGATGTCGCTGCTAGTGAGCTTTATGAAAATGGCAAATACAAACTTGAAAACAAAGAATTTACAAGCGAAGAGATGATTGAGTATTATGCGAATTTGTGCGAAAAATACCCGATTTTCTCAATCGAAGATGGTCTAAGCGAAGATGACTGGGACGGCTGGAAAAAGCTAACTGAGCGCCTTGGCAAAAAAGTGCAACTCGTGGGCGATGATTTGTTTGTAACAAATGAGAAAATTTTGTTAGAAGGTATCAAAAAAGGCGTTGCAAATGCGATTTTGATTAAACCAAATCAAATTGGCTCTGTGTCGCAAACCATGCAAACCGTCCGCCTAGCGCAACGCAACGGCTATCGCTGCATTATGAGCCACAGAAGTGGCGAGAGTGAAGATGCGTTTATCGCTGATTTTGCGGTCGCGCTAAATACGGGCGAAATCAAAACTGGCGCTACTTCAAGAAGTGAGAGAAACGCAAAATACAATCGTTTGCTTGAAATTGAAGTAGATACCGATGAATTTTTAGGCAATAAACTTTAA
- the aroC gene encoding chorismate synthase, giving the protein MNTLGIKLRLTTFGESHGMAIGGVLDGFPSGVKIDMDFLQSELGKRKPGGKFATSRKESDEVQILSGVFDGLSTGAPIGFVIYNANQHSKDYENLKELFRPGHADFGYFSKYGIRDHRGGGRSSARETAIRVAGGAFAQMLLNEFGVSVKSGVLSVGEIMAENLDFANAQNSEIFALDKGVEEAQKELIANLKKKGESVGASVLTIANGVPKGLGEPLYAKADALIGGAFMGLNGVKAVEIGDGVETSSKFGSQNNDFMDKNGFKSNHAGGILGGITTGEQIIIKTHFKPTPSIFADQPTIDKNGDETICSLRGRHDPCIGVRGSVVCTALLRLILADLLLLNASANLGNLKKIYG; this is encoded by the coding sequence ATGAACACACTAGGTATAAAATTACGACTTACGACTTTTGGAGAGAGCCACGGCATGGCGATTGGTGGCGTTTTGGATGGTTTTCCAAGTGGCGTTAAAATCGATATGGATTTTTTACAAAGCGAACTGGGCAAACGCAAACCGGGCGGTAAATTTGCCACTTCTCGCAAAGAAAGCGATGAGGTGCAGATTTTAAGTGGCGTTTTCGATGGGCTTAGCACGGGCGCGCCGATAGGATTTGTGATTTACAACGCAAATCAGCACTCAAAAGACTATGAAAATTTAAAAGAGCTTTTTCGCCCGGGACACGCTGATTTTGGCTATTTTAGCAAATACGGCATTAGGGATCACAGAGGCGGTGGCAGAAGCTCGGCAAGAGAAACGGCGATAAGGGTCGCAGGTGGCGCGTTTGCGCAGATGCTTTTAAATGAATTTGGCGTGAGCGTGAAAAGCGGAGTTTTAAGCGTGGGCGAAATAATGGCTGAGAATTTAGACTTCGCAAATGCCCAAAATAGCGAGATTTTCGCACTGGATAAAGGCGTAGAAGAAGCGCAAAAAGAGTTAATCGCAAATTTAAAGAAAAAAGGCGAGAGCGTGGGAGCAAGTGTGCTAACAATCGCTAATGGCGTGCCAAAGGGGCTTGGAGAGCCACTTTATGCTAAGGCTGACGCGTTAATCGGCGGGGCGTTCATGGGGCTAAATGGCGTAAAAGCCGTAGAGATCGGCGACGGCGTGGAAACTTCAAGCAAATTTGGCTCACAAAATAACGATTTTATGGATAAAAATGGCTTTAAATCAAATCACGCAGGGGGCATTCTAGGCGGTATCACAACGGGCGAGCAAATCATCATAAAAACGCATTTTAAGCCGACCCCTAGCATTTTTGCCGACCAGCCGACGATTGATAAAAACGGCGATGAAACGATTTGTTCGCTTCGTGGTCGCCATGACCCTTGTATCGGAGTGCGTGGTAGTGTCGTCTGCACGGCACTTTTACGGCTAATCTTGGCTGATTTACTTTTGCTAAATGCAAGTGCAAATTTGGGGAATTTAAAGAAAATTTATGGGTAA
- the rnhA gene encoding ribonuclease HI — translation MKSVKLFSDGSCLGNPGVGGWAYILEYGKFKKSQSGAKSETTNNQMELTAAIMGLKALKEPCIVELYTDSSYVANSINLWLDGWVAKNFKNVKNVPLWLEFLEVSKAHKITAFWVKGHAGHPQNEECDRLARNQAENLKKANQ, via the coding sequence TTGAAATCAGTCAAACTTTTTAGCGACGGAAGTTGTCTGGGGAATCCTGGCGTTGGCGGTTGGGCGTATATTTTAGAATACGGCAAATTTAAAAAATCCCAAAGTGGCGCAAAGTCTGAAACAACAAATAATCAAATGGAGCTAACAGCCGCCATAATGGGCTTAAAAGCGCTTAAAGAACCTTGCATTGTCGAGCTTTACACAGATAGTAGCTATGTGGCAAATTCTATAAATTTGTGGCTAGATGGCTGGGTAGCAAAAAATTTCAAAAATGTAAAAAATGTGCCGTTGTGGTTGGAGTTTTTAGAAGTTTCAAAAGCCCATAAAATCACGGCTTTTTGGGTAAAAGGACATGCCGGACACCCACAAAATGAAGAGTGCGACCGCTTAGCAAGGAATCAAGCAGAAAATTTAAAAAAGGCAAATCAATGA
- a CDS encoding UDP-N-acetylmuramate dehydrogenase, whose protein sequence is MYKEIDFSKYSSVKIGGVEKVEVLDENSEFNGFVVGGANNLLISPNPPKLGILSDKFDFITLDGDILQVGGRTKSGKIYNFAKRQNLANFEFLKNIPGTLGGLITMNAGLMGFEISQNLLSVRTNLGEFGKDELNFAYRHSEINGIILEAKFRVSHGFNATLSEQIAQKRANQPKGASFGSCFKNPGGDSAGRLIEAVGLKGFRIGGCGFSEIHANFLINYGNSKFDEAIALINLAKKRVYEQFGINLQEEVVVL, encoded by the coding sequence ATTTATAAGGAAATTGACTTTTCGAAATATAGTTCGGTTAAAATCGGTGGCGTGGAAAAAGTTGAAGTTTTAGACGAAAACAGCGAATTTAACGGCTTTGTCGTGGGTGGCGCAAATAATCTTTTAATCTCGCCAAATCCGCCAAAACTTGGAATTTTAAGCGATAAATTTGATTTTATCACGCTTGATGGCGACATTTTGCAAGTCGGTGGTCGCACAAAAAGCGGTAAAATTTACAACTTCGCAAAACGCCAAAATCTCGCAAATTTCGAGTTTTTAAAAAATATCCCGGGCACTCTGGGCGGTCTAATAACGATGAACGCAGGACTTATGGGCTTTGAAATTAGCCAAAATTTGCTAAGCGTTCGCACAAATCTTGGCGAATTTGGCAAAGACGAGTTAAATTTCGCCTATCGCCACAGCGAAATTAACGGCATTATTTTGGAAGCGAAATTTAGAGTTTCGCATGGATTTAATGCAACCCTTAGCGAACAAATCGCGCAAAAAAGGGCAAATCAACCAAAGGGTGCAAGTTTTGGAAGCTGTTTTAAAAACCCAGGGGGCGATAGCGCTGGCAGGCTCATCGAAGCAGTAGGCTTAAAGGGCTTTCGTATCGGCGGGTGCGGATTTAGTGAAATCCACGCAAATTTTCTTATCAACTACGGCAACAGCAAATTTGACGAAGCAATCGCACTTATAAATCTCGCCAAAAAGCGAGTTTATGAGCAATTTGGCATAAATTTGCAAGAAGAAGTGGTGGTATTGTGA
- a CDS encoding tetratricopeptide repeat protein: MENFFVEYRDPIFGLIVLISIILLVAVLSYLWGIFSKNSEQENIEKFIKKFDISNGLDDEHKKILQNLQVGADTLGFLALTFAKSGDYEKAISVYLIALEKVNSNKEKRFILTNLGKIYFKAGFLGRAEEIFLESLKLSPRNTESLTHLSVIYEKLKKFDRALEVLDALRELGADTRSETDYIKSQIIANNVKMPFSEKINEILLLENGFKNAPRFALELCLQHKEPFSNLSKFPPLEKCVDMLNDFKEAVNLEDSEYAAFFGAKGLSKNSQKSKFFEINALRELKKSNLNADLAFEFVCTECKNTIPLFFYRCPICHKLDTSCIIPKITEKRIEISQTF; the protein is encoded by the coding sequence GTGGAAAATTTTTTTGTAGAGTATCGAGATCCGATTTTTGGTTTGATTGTTTTGATTAGCATTATTTTGCTAGTTGCGGTGCTAAGCTACTTGTGGGGGATTTTTAGCAAAAATAGCGAACAAGAAAATATCGAAAAATTTATCAAAAAATTTGATATTTCTAACGGGCTTGATGACGAGCATAAAAAAATCTTGCAAAATTTGCAAGTAGGAGCCGATACACTTGGCTTTTTAGCCCTTACATTTGCCAAAAGCGGAGATTACGAAAAAGCCATAAGCGTTTATCTCATCGCCCTTGAAAAGGTAAATTCAAACAAAGAAAAAAGATTTATCCTTACAAATTTGGGGAAAATTTATTTCAAAGCAGGATTTTTAGGTCGTGCAGAAGAGATTTTTTTAGAAAGCTTGAAACTTAGCCCACGAAACACAGAGAGCCTAACTCATCTAAGCGTGATTTATGAAAAACTTAAAAAATTTGATCGTGCGCTTGAAGTTTTAGATGCGCTAAGGGAGCTAGGAGCCGATACTAGAAGCGAAACAGATTATATAAAATCGCAAATCATCGCAAACAATGTAAAAATGCCATTTAGCGAGAAAATAAATGAGATTTTGCTACTTGAAAACGGCTTTAAAAATGCGCCGAGATTTGCCTTAGAGCTTTGTTTGCAACACAAAGAGCCGTTTTCAAATTTAAGCAAATTTCCGCCGCTTGAAAAATGCGTGGATATGTTAAATGATTTTAAAGAAGCCGTAAATTTAGAAGATAGCGAGTATGCAGCGTTTTTCGGTGCAAAGGGGCTTAGCAAAAATTCGCAAAAGAGCAAATTTTTTGAAATAAATGCCCTAAGAGAGCTTAAAAAATCAAATTTAAACGCTGATTTAGCCTTTGAGTTTGTCTGCACCGAGTGCAAAAATACAATCCCGCTTTTTTTCTATCGCTGTCCGATTTGCCACAAACTAGATACTTCCTGCATTATCCCAAAAATCACGGAAAAACGCATTGAAATCAGTCAAACTTTTTAG
- the dnaG gene encoding DNA primase — MCIIWLMIKEESIERLLSIVDIVEVVERYVPLKRSGRNSVGICPFHDDRNPSMSVNSQMGIFHCFSCKAGGNAIKFIMEYEKISYPEAIEKLAASVGFTLEYENNHFGETKKESKKILELLNGYYQNLLYSNQEALNYLYSRGITDELIRKFGIGWAPASQNTIRLLENEEIEPSEALNVGAIKQNERGFYASFTERITFPICNHTGHLVGFGGRTISNHPAKYVNSPQCSVFDKSRIFYAFDLAKKSAYDKKELIITEGYMDVIMLHKAGFTNAVAVLGTALTELHLPLIKRGNFKVILSFDGDSAGINAAIKSAKLLSTNGIDSGVVIIQDGLDPADMVFRGEIKKLKEIYANSVESGEFLIRNIVKNYDISRPIVKNQALNEIIAYTTTLNPIVAGSYQDLVANLLKIPINSFRLTKNSQQNTNFSEFKNEKTQNSVQNGAFSRQKDINELQILKSMILNKDYLQLFYDYGENDDFKAHKDLLGIVLSGDENDENKAIFRNLALDENILEFSEDDKFIMALKILRENRYRDEIEILKHSDDSDKLSKIMKLENLIRALKSKKLR, encoded by the coding sequence TTGTGTATAATTTGGCTTATGATTAAAGAAGAAAGCATAGAACGGCTACTTAGCATTGTTGATATTGTTGAAGTTGTAGAAAGATATGTGCCTTTGAAGCGTTCGGGGCGAAATTCTGTGGGAATTTGCCCATTTCACGACGATAGAAACCCGAGCATGAGCGTAAATTCGCAAATGGGAATTTTTCACTGCTTTTCGTGCAAGGCAGGCGGAAATGCGATAAAATTTATAATGGAATATGAAAAAATTTCCTACCCAGAAGCCATAGAAAAACTCGCCGCAAGTGTCGGTTTTACGCTAGAATACGAAAATAACCATTTTGGCGAAACCAAAAAAGAGAGCAAAAAAATTTTAGAGCTTTTAAACGGATACTATCAAAATTTGCTCTATTCGAACCAAGAAGCGCTGAATTATCTATATTCGCGTGGCATAACCGATGAGCTTATTCGCAAATTTGGCATAGGCTGGGCTCCTGCATCGCAAAATACGATTAGATTGCTTGAAAACGAAGAAATCGAGCCTAGTGAAGCCCTAAATGTCGGCGCGATAAAACAAAACGAACGGGGCTTTTACGCTAGTTTTACAGAACGCATTACATTTCCAATTTGCAATCACACAGGGCATTTGGTAGGTTTTGGGGGACGAACCATTTCAAATCACCCTGCAAAATATGTAAATTCGCCACAATGCTCCGTTTTTGATAAATCTCGCATTTTTTACGCTTTTGATTTGGCTAAAAAATCGGCTTATGATAAAAAAGAACTTATCATCACAGAAGGCTATATGGATGTCATAATGCTCCACAAAGCAGGATTTACAAACGCTGTGGCGGTTTTAGGCACGGCTTTGACCGAGCTTCATTTGCCGCTTATTAAAAGGGGAAATTTTAAAGTTATCCTTAGTTTTGACGGCGATAGCGCAGGTATTAATGCAGCCATAAAATCGGCAAAACTTCTTAGCACAAACGGCATAGATAGCGGTGTTGTCATCATACAAGACGGATTAGATCCTGCTGATATGGTATTTCGTGGCGAGATAAAAAAACTAAAAGAAATTTATGCAAATTCGGTCGAAAGCGGGGAATTTTTGATTAGAAATATCGTTAAAAATTATGACATTTCTCGCCCGATAGTAAAAAATCAAGCCTTAAATGAAATCATAGCCTATACTACCACGCTAAATCCGATTGTAGCAGGATCGTATCAGGATTTGGTAGCAAATTTGCTAAAAATTCCGATAAATTCGTTTAGGCTTACCAAAAATTCGCAACAAAACACAAATTTTAGCGAATTTAAAAACGAAAAAACTCAAAATTCGGTGCAAAATGGTGCATTTTCACGCCAAAAAGATATAAACGAGTTGCAAATTTTAAAATCGATGATTTTAAATAAAGATTATTTGCAACTTTTTTATGATTACGGCGAAAATGATGATTTTAAGGCGCATAAAGATTTGCTTGGTATAGTTTTATCGGGCGATGAAAATGACGAAAACAAGGCGATTTTTCGCAATCTTGCACTCGATGAAAATATTTTGGAATTTAGCGAAGATGATAAATTTATCATGGCACTTAAAATTCTGCGTGAAAATCGCTATCGAGACGAAATCGAAATTCTAAAACACTCAGATGATTCGGATAAATTAAGCAAAATAATGAAGCTTGAAAATCTCATACGAGCGTTAAAATCAAAAAAATTAAGGTAA
- a CDS encoding ATP-binding protein — MKCLALFSGGLDSMLAIKTISDLGISVTALHFNIGFGGKEDKSEIMKKRANQAGGDFKLVDIRNEYLQKVLFSPKYGYGKHFNPCIDCHGFMLKTALSMLESEEAKFIITGEVVGQRPMSQRSAALNQVLGVSGDTQNLILRPLCAKLLKPSMAEINGWVDREKLLDISGRSRTRQMELAKIYGFSDYETPGGGCLLTIESFAEKIRDMIKFEKIETSKDTEILKFGRHLRLENGAKMVVGKDETDNEKLRQIANEKFTEIKIPLIGACSLISKNANEADLQTAAKIALTYAKSEFGKEYEVQIDEKKFTATPLKSKDEIKKYFVG, encoded by the coding sequence ATGAAATGTTTAGCACTTTTTAGCGGCGGGTTAGATTCTATGTTAGCGATAAAAACTATCAGCGATCTTGGTATCAGCGTAACTGCGCTTCACTTTAACATAGGCTTTGGCGGAAAAGAAGATAAAAGCGAGATTATGAAAAAAAGAGCGAACCAAGCAGGTGGCGATTTTAAGCTAGTTGATATTCGCAACGAATATCTCCAAAAGGTGCTTTTTAGCCCAAAATACGGCTACGGAAAGCATTTTAATCCTTGCATTGATTGTCATGGATTTATGCTAAAAACGGCTTTATCTATGCTAGAAAGCGAAGAAGCAAAATTTATCATCACAGGCGAAGTAGTCGGGCAACGCCCGATGAGTCAGCGAAGTGCTGCGTTAAATCAGGTTTTAGGCGTTAGTGGCGATACACAAAATCTTATTTTGCGACCACTTTGCGCCAAACTTTTAAAGCCAAGCATGGCTGAAATCAACGGCTGGGTCGATAGAGAAAAACTGCTTGATATTAGCGGTCGCAGTAGGACGCGTCAAATGGAGCTTGCTAAAATTTATGGTTTTAGCGACTATGAAACGCCGGGCGGTGGGTGTTTGCTGACGATTGAAAGTTTTGCCGAAAAAATAAGAGATATGATTAAATTTGAAAAAATCGAGACTTCGAAAGATACCGAAATTCTTAAATTCGGTCGCCATTTACGCTTAGAAAATGGCGCAAAAATGGTTGTCGGAAAAGATGAAACCGATAACGAAAAACTGCGTCAAATCGCAAATGAAAAATTTACCGAGATTAAAATTCCATTAATCGGAGCGTGTAGTTTGATAAGCAAAAATGCTAATGAAGCCGACTTGCAAACGGCAGCAAAAATCGCTTTAACTTACGCTAAAAGCGAATTTGGCAAAGAATATGAAGTGCAAATTGATGAAAAAAAATTCACCGCAACGCCATTAAAAAGCAAAGATGAGATTAAAAAATATTTTGTAGGCTAG
- the rnc gene encoding ribonuclease III, with protein MNLEILQEKLGYKFKDTKLLKAALTHKSSNAGYNNERLEFLGDAVMDLVVAEYLFKKLNTSEGDLSKLRAALVNEKSFSKFANLLNLGENLILSQAEEKNGGRSKDSLLSDAFEAIFGAIYLESGIEPCKEIAVRILEEIYPKIDPKTLLKDHKTALQELTQGEFGVTPEYRLIGSKGPDHMKEFEMAVILGDKELSRAVGKSKKEAEQKAAKIAIEILENN; from the coding sequence ATGAATTTGGAAATCTTACAAGAAAAATTGGGTTATAAATTTAAAGACACAAAGCTTTTAAAGGCGGCGCTTACGCACAAAAGTTCAAACGCAGGATACAACAACGAACGCTTGGAATTCCTAGGCGATGCGGTTATGGATTTAGTCGTGGCTGAGTATCTTTTTAAAAAGCTAAACACATCAGAAGGCGATCTTAGCAAACTTCGCGCTGCTTTGGTAAATGAAAAAAGCTTTTCAAAATTTGCAAATTTGCTAAATTTGGGCGAAAATTTAATCCTTTCGCAAGCCGAAGAAAAAAACGGCGGAAGAAGCAAGGATTCTTTGCTTTCTGATGCTTTTGAAGCGATTTTTGGGGCGATTTATTTAGAAAGCGGGATTGAGCCGTGCAAGGAAATCGCCGTTAGAATTTTAGAAGAAATTTACCCAAAAATCGATCCAAAAACGCTTTTAAAAGATCACAAAACTGCACTCCAAGAGCTAACTCAGGGCGAATTTGGCGTTACGCCCGAATACCGCTTAATCGGCTCAAAGGGTCCAGATCACATGAAAGAGTTTGAAATGGCTGTGATTTTGGGCGATAAAGAACTATCCAGAGCAGTTGGCAAAAGCAAAAAAGAAGCCGAGCAAAAGGCAGCAAAGATTGCGATTGAAATTTTAGAAAATAATTAG
- a CDS encoding menaquinone biosynthesis family protein → MKNISVAHSPDADDIFMYMAIKFGWVGSSWLRFSNHADDIQTLNLASLAGTYDVCAISFALYPKIYADYALLRTAVSFGEGYGPKLIKKKGVKLKPNFKVALSGEHTTNAMIFRIAYPSARIVYKNFLEIENAVLSGEVDAGVLIHESILDFSSDLCVEREIWDIWSELNGENLPLPLGGMALRRSLPLTDAIECERVLTDAVRVAHANKSLLSKMLIERNLVRVDDEKLKTYLGLYANENSITMGETQLKAVQKLFDLGFENGFYSEQICARDMLIPTEYKEIRNL, encoded by the coding sequence TTGAAAAACATTAGCGTTGCTCACTCGCCCGATGCGGACGATATTTTTATGTATATGGCGATAAAATTTGGCTGGGTTGGTTCTTCGTGGCTGAGATTTTCTAACCACGCGGACGATATTCAAACACTAAATTTGGCAAGTCTTGCTGGGACTTATGATGTTTGCGCGATCTCTTTTGCATTGTATCCAAAAATTTACGCCGATTATGCTCTACTTCGCACGGCTGTGAGCTTTGGCGAAGGCTATGGTCCAAAACTGATAAAGAAAAAAGGCGTGAAGCTAAAACCGAATTTCAAAGTCGCCCTAAGTGGCGAACACACGACAAATGCGATGATTTTTCGCATTGCTTACCCAAGTGCTAGGATTGTGTATAAAAATTTCTTAGAGATCGAAAACGCCGTGCTTAGCGGCGAGGTCGATGCTGGGGTGCTGATACATGAAAGCATTTTGGATTTTTCTAGTGATTTGTGTGTGGAGCGCGAAATTTGGGACATTTGGAGCGAATTAAACGGCGAAAATTTACCACTTCCGCTTGGCGGTATGGCGCTTCGCCGCTCACTGCCACTAACTGACGCGATTGAATGCGAAAGGGTGCTAACTGATGCTGTGCGGGTCGCTCACGCAAATAAATCTTTGCTTTCAAAAATGCTGATTGAGCGAAATTTGGTGCGAGTCGATGATGAAAAACTAAAAACCTATCTTGGGCTTTATGCGAACGAAAATTCGATTACGATGGGCGAAACGCAACTAAAAGCGGTACAAAAGCTCTTTGATTTGGGCTTTGAAAATGGCTTTTACTCGGAGCAAATTTGTGCGAGAGATATGCTGATACCGACGGAGTATAAGGAAATTAGGAATTTGTAA
- a CDS encoding CatB-related O-acetyltransferase — MKTLPNWGEIFPLKSGLESVTYIKPTIKNKNIIVGEFSYYAGQDFEKQVTHHYDFIGDRLIIGKFCQIGAGVEFMMNGANHAMSGVSTFPFYIFKGFSQDAPSLDKLPIKGDTVVGNDVWIGQNSLILPGAKIGDGVIIGASSVVGGAIPPYSIVAGNPARLVRKRFDDEMINLLLTLKWWDKSVEEIENLTGILSSDDLQKVKEKIKEMLENGEFKGDL; from the coding sequence ATGAAAACTCTACCAAACTGGGGCGAAATTTTCCCCTTAAAATCGGGGTTAGAAAGTGTAACTTACATTAAGCCGACTATTAAAAATAAAAATATAATCGTGGGCGAATTTAGCTACTATGCGGGGCAGGATTTTGAGAAGCAGGTTACGCACCATTATGATTTTATCGGCGACAGGCTAATCATCGGCAAATTTTGTCAAATCGGGGCTGGGGTGGAGTTTATGATGAACGGCGCAAACCACGCTATGAGCGGGGTTAGCACATTTCCGTTTTATATTTTTAAAGGCTTTTCGCAAGACGCTCCGAGCCTTGATAAACTGCCGATTAAGGGCGACACGGTGGTCGGAAACGATGTGTGGATAGGGCAAAATTCGCTCATCTTACCGGGAGCTAAAATCGGCGATGGCGTGATAATCGGCGCTAGTAGCGTAGTGGGTGGCGCAATCCCGCCATATAGCATAGTCGCCGGAAACCCTGCACGGCTAGTGCGAAAACGCTTCGATGATGAGATGATAAATTTGCTTTTAACTCTTAAATGGTGGGATAAAAGCGTGGAAGAAATAGAAAATTTAACGGGGATTTTATCGAGTGATGATTTGCAAAAAGTGAAAGAAAAAATCAAAGAAATGCTTGAAAATGGCGAATTTAAGGGCGATTTATGA
- the recA gene encoding recombinase RecA produces the protein MDENKKKTLDAALKSIDKAFGKGTLVRLGDKQVEPIDSISTGSVGLDIALGIGGVPKGRIVEVYGPESSGKTTLTLHIIAECQKAGGICAFVDAEHALDVKYAANLGVDTDNLYVSQPDFGEQALDIVETLARSGAIDLIVVDSVAALTPKTEIEGDMGDTHVGLQARLMSQALRKLTGVVHKMGTTVIFINQIRMKIGQMGYGSPETTTGGNALKFYASVRIDIRKIATLKQNEESIGNRVKAKVVKNKVAPPFKVAEFDVMFGEGISSEGEIIDYGVKLDIVDKSGAWFSYKDTKLGQGRENSKAFLKENKEVREEILNAIKAQIGGTNIMSASGDDENSQNGDE, from the coding sequence ATGGATGAAAACAAGAAAAAAACATTAGATGCCGCGCTAAAATCGATTGACAAAGCGTTTGGCAAAGGCACTTTGGTTAGGCTTGGCGACAAACAAGTTGAGCCCATTGATTCTATTTCGACAGGTTCTGTCGGCTTAGACATCGCTCTTGGCATAGGCGGCGTTCCAAAAGGTCGCATTGTCGAAGTTTATGGACCTGAAAGTTCAGGTAAAACTACTCTTACGCTTCATATCATTGCAGAGTGCCAAAAGGCAGGTGGAATTTGCGCTTTTGTCGATGCAGAACATGCTCTTGATGTAAAATATGCTGCGAATTTGGGCGTTGATACCGACAATTTATATGTGAGCCAACCCGATTTTGGCGAACAAGCACTTGACATTGTCGAAACTCTTGCTAGAAGCGGTGCGATTGATTTAATTGTCGTTGATAGCGTGGCAGCTCTTACGCCAAAAACCGAAATCGAAGGCGATATGGGCGATACGCATGTAGGACTTCAAGCCCGTCTTATGAGCCAAGCACTTCGCAAACTAACAGGCGTCGTGCATAAAATGGGAACAACGGTGATTTTCATCAACCAAATTCGTATGAAAATCGGTCAAATGGGATATGGTTCGCCAGAGACCACCACAGGCGGAAATGCGCTTAAATTTTACGCTTCTGTGCGAATTGACATAAGAAAAATCGCTACACTTAAACAAAACGAAGAATCTATCGGAAATAGAGTTAAGGCAAAAGTGGTTAAAAACAAGGTCGCTCCGCCGTTTAAAGTGGCAGAATTTGATGTTATGTTTGGCGAAGGAATCAGCAGCGAGGGCGAAATAATCGATTATGGTGTTAAGCTTGACATTGTCGATAAAAGCGGCGCGTGGTTTAGCTACAAAGATACAAAACTAGGTCAAGGCAGAGAAAATTCAAAAGCCTTTTTAAAAGAAAACAAAGAAGTTAGAGAAGAAATCTTAAACGCAATCAAAGCCCAAATCGGCGGAACAAACATAATGTCTGCTAGCGGGGACGATGAAAATTCACAAAACGGAGATGAATAA